A DNA window from Hordeum vulgare subsp. vulgare chromosome 1H, MorexV3_pseudomolecules_assembly, whole genome shotgun sequence contains the following coding sequences:
- the LOC123439245 gene encoding WD repeat-containing protein WRAP73, with amino-acid sequence MEFTEAYKQTGPCCFSPDARLLAVAVDYRLVIRDVVTLKVVQLFSCVDKINFLEWAPDSEYILCGLYKRPMVQAWSLSQPDWTCKIDEGSAGIAYARWSPDSRHILTTSEFQLRLTVWSLVNTACVHVQWPKHAARGVSFTKDGKFAAICTRRDCKDYVNLLSCHSWEIMGVFAVDTLDLAGVEWSPDDSAIVAWDSLLEYKVLIYSPDGRCLFKYSAYESGLGVKTVGWSPCGQFLAVGSYDQAVRILNHLTWKTFAEFTHPASIRSPYNAAIFKEVDDPWQLDMSELCLSEGFSRNMRDNGTENGSEGGSRVKYAVMDVPITVPAQKPASDKPNPKQGIGMLSWSSDGHYFFTRNDNMPTVLWIWDICRLELAAVLVQKDPIRAAAWDPTCPRLVLCTESPHLYMWTPSGACCVNIPLPNFRIVDLKWNSAGSCLLLKDRDSFCCAAIVSALPEEEPDDQTDETSEDE; translated from the exons ATGGAGTTCACGGAGGCGTACAAGCAGACGGGCCCGTGCTGCTTCTCTCCCGACGCCCGCttactcgccgtcgccgtcgactACCGCCTCGTGATCCGCGACGTCGTCACCCTCAAG GTGGTGCAGTTGTTTTCGTGTGTGGACAAGATAAACTTTTTGGAGTGGGCACCGGATTCAGAATACATTCTATGTGGACTTTACAAGCGGCCAATGGTGCAGGCTTGGTCACTTAGCCAGCCTGACTGGACCTGTAAGATTGATGAAGGATCTGCAGGGATTGCTTATGCTCGCTGGAGTCCTGACAGTCGGCATATACTCACTACATCAGAGTTCCAACTTCGTTTGACTGTATGGTCTCTTGTAAATACTGCCTGTGTTCATGTACAGTGGCCAAAGCATGCAGCAAGAGGTGTTTCTTTCACTAAGGATGGCAAGTTTGCTGCGATCTGCACCAGGCGGGACTGCAAAGATTACGTAAATTTGCTGTCATGTCATTCCTGGGAGATAATGGGTGTATTCGCTGTTGACACACTAGACTTAGCAGGCGTGGAGTGGTCGCCTGATGACAGTGCTATTGTGGCCTGGGATTCACTTCTTGAATACAAG GTTCTAATATATTCACCAGATGGGCGATGCTTGTTCAAATATTCGGCATATGAAAGTGGGTTAGGTGTCAAAACTGTTGGTTGGTCACCATGTGGACAGTTTTTAGCAGTGGGCAGCTATGATCAAGCAGTGCGAatattgaaccatttgacatgGAAAACCTTTGCCGAGTTCACTCATCCAGCTTCGATTCGAAGTCCCTATAATGCTGCTATATTTAAG GAAGTAGATGATCCATGGCAGCTTGATATGTCGGAGTTATGTCTAAGCGAAGGCTTCTCTCGTAACATGCGAGACAATGGCACTG AAAATGGCTCGGAAGGAGGTTCTAGAGTAAAATACGCTGTGATGGATGTTCCAATCACCGTACCAGCACAGAAACCAGCTAGTGACAAGCCCAACCCCAAACAAGGAATAG GCATGCTGTCGTGGAGCAGCGACGGCCATTATTTCTTCACTCGGAACGACAACATGCCTACTGTTCTTTGGATATGGGACATCTGCCGCCTCGAGCTCGCAGCCGTTCTTGTGCAGAAAGACCCCATCCGTGCTGCTGCCTGGGACCCTACGTGCCCACGCCTCGTCTTGTGCACGGAGAGCCCGCACCTGTACATGTGGACGCCATCCGGCGCTTGCTGCGTCAACATTCCCTTGCCGAACTTCCGGATAGTCGACCTGAAATGGAACTCAGCGGGAAGCTGCCTCCTCCTCAAGGACCGCGATTCGTTCTGCTGTGCCGCGATTGTGTCCGCTCTGCCCGAGGAAGAACCCGACGATCAAACCGACGAGACCTCCGAAGACGAATGA
- the LOC123439256 gene encoding protein ARABIDILLO 1-like, giving the protein MTTRRVRRRTCRDKGKGKEVVEEGRAVEAGSSPPRDWVAAGDGDGGGEAVAGEAVDWTLLPDDTVLQLFGRLSYRDRASLGATCQTWRGLGSSPCLWSTLDLRAHRCDAEVASSLASRCGGLQRLRLRGHEAAAAVASALRARDLREVVAEGCRGLTDATLAVLAARHEALESLQIGPDPLERISSDALRHVALCCSRLRRLHLSGLREADSDAIGALARYCPLLEDVAFLDCGTVDEAALGDIHSLRFLSVAGCYSVKWATASASWAQLPLLVAVDVSRTDASPNAVARLISHSKTLELICALNCKFVEEEQAHSPTAFSNSKGKLVLTITCPIFKSLASLFPGKAVEEHGVFNECNWRNKRKILGVMMNWLEWILSHSLLRISECNPYGMDDFWLQQGTSMLLSLVKSSQESVQERAATTIAIFVVIDDETANVDAARSEAVMRDGGIPLLLDLARCSRVSAQSEAAKAIANLSVNAKVAKVVVDEGGIAIFTNLAKSTNRLVAEEAAGGLWNLSVGEEHKAAIAAAGGIKALVDIIFRWPAGTDGVLERAAGALANLAADDKCSLEVAKAGGVHALVTLARSCKLEGVLEQAARALANLAAHGDNNNNNAAVGQEAGALEALVQLTCSQNEGVRQEAAGALWNLSFDDRNREAIAAAGGVEALVSLAQQCLNASEGLQERAAGALWGLSVSESNSIAIGQEGGVAPLLTMAQSEVEDVHETAAGALWNLAFYSSNAQRIVEEGGVPILVHLCSSSGSKMARFMSALALAYMFDGRMDEAAIVGTSEGSSKGVNVEGARRMALKHIETFVLTFSDPQVFSTAAASSAPAALSQVAEAVFIQEAGHLRCSCAEIGRFIAMLRNPTPVLRACAAFALLQFSIPGGRHAIHHADLLQNVGAARVLRAAAAATSASIEAKVFAKIVLRNLEHHQAGTTST; this is encoded by the exons ATGACGACCAGGCGGGTGAGGCGGCGCACGTGCAGGGacaaggggaaggggaaggaggtcgtggaggaggggcgggcggTGGAGGCGGGCTCATCGCCGCCGCGGGACTGGGTGGCGGCGGGGGATGGGGATGGGGGCGGGGAGGCGGTGGCCGGCGAGGCCGTCGACTGGACGCTGCTTCCGGATGACACGGTGCTGCAGCTGTTTGGCCGGCTGAGCTACCGCGACCGCGCCAGCCTGGGGGCGACCTGCCAGACGTGGAGGGGGCTCGGGTCGTCGCCGTGCCTGTGGAGCACGCTCGACCTACGCGCGCACCGTTGCGACGCCGAGGTCGCCTCGTCGCTGGCCTCGCGGTGCGGGGGCCTGCAGCGGCTGCGGCTGAGGGGCCATGAGGCGGCCGCGGCGGTGGCCTCCGCCCTCCGCGCCCGCGACCTCCGGGAGGTGGTGGCCGAAGGCTGCCGGGGACTCACTGACGCCACTCTTGCAGTCCTCGCCGCTCGACACGAGGCGCTGGAGAGCCTCCAGATCGGTCCGGACCCCCTTGAGCGCATCTCCAGCGACGCCCTCCGCCATGTCGCTCTTTGCTGTTCGCGCCTCCGTCGCCTCCACCTCTCAGGTCTCCGTGAAGCTGACTCTGATGCCATTGGAGCGCTGGCGCGCTACTGCCCCCTCCTTGAGGACGTTGCGTTCCTCGACTGCGGCACCGTAGACGAGGCTGCCCTTGGTGACATCCACTCCCTTCGATTCCTCTCTGTAGCTGGATGCTACAGCGTGAAATGGGCTACAGCATCCGCCTCATGGGCCCAACTTCCCTTGCTAGTCGCcgttgacgtctcccgcaccgatGCCTCTCCAAATGCCGTTGCTCGTCTAATCTCCCACTCCAAAACCCTCGAGCTTATATGCGCCCTTAACTGCAAATTCGTCGAAGAGGAACAAGCACACAGTCCCACTGCATTTAGCAACTCCAAGGGCAAGCTTGTGCTTACCATTACATGCCCCATTTTTAAATCACTCGCTTCACTGTTTCCTGGCAAGGCTGTGGAGGAGCACGGTGTGTTCAATGAGTGTAATTGGAGGAACAAAAGGAAAATACTTGGTGTCATGATGAACTGGCTGGAGTGGATCCTATCACACTCGCTTCTACGGATTTCAGAGTGCAATCCATATGGCATGGATGACTTCTGGTTGCAGCAGGGCACATCAATGCTGCTGAGCCTGGTGAAGAGCTCACAGGAGTCTGTGCAGGAGCGTGCAGCTACAACAATTGCTATATTTGTGGTTATTGATGATGAAACTGCGAATGTGGATGCTGCAAGGTCGGAGGCGGTAATGCGGGATGGAGGCATTCCACTTCTGCTCGACCTTGCAAGGTGCTCAAGGGTGAGTGCACAGTCTGAAGCAGCAAAG GCTATTGCGAACCTATCGGTGAATGCGAAGGTTGCAAAGGTGGTTGTAGATGAAGGAGGCATCGCCATTTTCACTAATTTGGCTAAGTCGACGAATCGACTTGTTGCTGAAGAAGCTGCCGGTGGCCTTTGGAATCTCTCCGTGGGTGAGGAGCACAAG GCGGCTATTGCGGCAGCTGGTGGCATAAAGGCTTTGGTTGATATTATATTTCGTTGGCCTGCTGGGACTGATGGAGTTCTT GAACGTGCTGCTGGTGCGCTTGCAAACCTAGCTGCTGATGACAAGTGCAGCTTGGAAGTTGCAAAAGCTGGTGGTGTCCATGCTTTGGTTACACTTGCTCGATCATGTAAACTTGAAGGCGTCCTAGAACAG GCGGCAAGGGCTCTAGCCAACTTAGCTGCACATggagataacaacaacaataatgcggCTGTAGGTCAGGAAGCAGGGGCTCTTGAGGCATTAGTGCAACTAACATGTTCTCAAAACGAGGGTGTAAG GCAAGAGGCTGCTGGTGCTTTGTGGAACCTATCATTTGATGATAGGAATCGTGAAGCTATTGCTGCTGCAGGGGGCGTTGAAGCATTG GTTTCACTTGCACAACAATGTCTGAATGCTTCGGAAGGCCTTCAGGAGAGAGCTGCTGGCGCATTATGGGGACTATCTGTTTCAGAATCGAACAG CATCGCAATTGGACAGGAGGGTGGCGTTGCACCATTGCTTACAATGGCACAGTCAGAGGTTGAA GATGTTCATGAGACAGCTGCAGGGGCATTGTGGAATCTTGCTTTCTATTCCAGCAATGCTCAGCGTATAGTTGAAGAAGGTGGGGTGCCTATCCTTGTGCACCTTTGCTCATCATCAGGGTCAAAGATGGCTCGGTTCATGTCTGCGCTAGCCCTTGCCTACATGTTTGATGGAAG AATGGATGAGGCCGCCATTGTTGGGACATCAGAGGGCAGTTCCAAAGGTGTTAATGTCGAGGGAGCTAGAAGAATGGCTTTGAAGCATATAGAGACCTTTGTGTTGACTTTTTCAGATCCACAGGTGTTCTCTACGGCTGCAGCTTCCTCAGCACCAGCAGCGCTATCTCAGGTTGCCGAAGCAGTGTTCATACAAGAAGCTGGACATCTGAGATGCAG TTGTGCTGAGATTGGTAGATTTATTGCCATGCTTCGCAATCCTACGCCAGTTCTTCGTGCGTGTGCTGCATTTGCCCTTCTTCAG TTCTCAATCCCAGGAGGTCGACATGCAATACACCATGCGGACCTTCTGCAAAATGTAGGAGCAGCTCGGGTCCTGCGTGCAGCGGCGGCAGCAACATCAGCTTCCATTGAGGCCAAAGTGTTTGCCAAAATTGTCCTTCGGAATCTGGAACACCATCAGGCAGGGACGACTTCAACCTGA